In a genomic window of Quercus lobata isolate SW786 chromosome 4, ValleyOak3.0 Primary Assembly, whole genome shotgun sequence:
- the LOC115987185 gene encoding uncharacterized protein LOC115987185, translating into MGNWKNRRIFRQRRAPRSPVYDTVPPPEWKDGMPLWEKKFCSLVGTIPWGKIVDTKNIMFCHKNILSWDDSAGEEALQNAKKCIWAKMNNLPCEISPPDPDIYTDEIDWNTKIDHELIKELDEVYFSSDEGEENSNLGYKNNRIKNSMSVPSEGHYMNQENNPWECNNMQGSGALKNEAQGWECDNMQNCGTLNINAQGWKQWEDNKMI; encoded by the exons ATGGGTAATTGGAAAAATCGAAGAATTTTCCGTCAACGACGAGCTCCAAGGTCGCCTGTTTACGACACTGTACCTCCTCCAg AATGGAAAGATGGCATGcctttatgggaaaagaaattCTGCAGTTTGGTTGGAACAATACCATGGGGGAAGATAGTAGATACCAAGAATATTATGTTCTGCCATAAAAATATTCTCAGTTGGGATGATTCTGCTGGCGAAGAAGCACTTCAAAATGCAAAGAAATGTATTTGGGCAAAGATGAATAACCTCCCCTGTGAAATCTCTCCGCCTGATCCAGATATTTATACTGATGAAATAGATTGGAATACTAAAATTGATCATGAACTGATTAAGGAGTTGGATGAAGTGTACTTTTCTTCTGATGAGGGAGAAGAGAATTCAAATTTGGGGTATAAAAACAATAggataaaaaattcaatgtcTGTTCCTTCAGAGGGGCATTATATGAACCAAGAAAACAATCCTTGGGAATGTAACAATATGCAGGGTAGTGGAGCTCTGAAAAATGAAGCACAAGGATGGGAATGTGACAATATGCAGAATTGTGGAACTCTGAATATTAATGCACAAGGATGGAAACAGTGGGaagataataaaatgatttaa